CGCTATCTCGGATGGGTCGGCGAGAACTTGTCTTCGCTGCGCTTCGCCAGCGCCGTCGACCGGATCGACTTCGACGGAACGAATTTCAGGCTGCGTATCGGCCGCGAGCAGGTGAACGCGCGCAATCTCGCCATTGCCGTCGGGCTGGTGCCTAACATCCCCGCCTGGGCGCGGGCGGCGGCCTCCGATCAATGCTTCCACAACGCCCAGGCCGCCAACCGCCTCGATCGCCTGAGCGGACAGCGTGTCGCCGTGATCGGCGGTGGCCAGAGCGGCGCCGAAGTGCTTCTGCATCTGATCTCCTCCGACGGCTTCGCCGGCCGCGAAATCGAGTGGATCTCGATGCGGCCGAATTTCCTGCCACTGGACGACTCGCCTTTCACCGACGAACTCTTCACGCCGGGCTATGTCGAAAACTTCCATCGGCTGCCGCAAGGGCGGCGCGAGACGATCCTGGAACAGCAGCTGCTTGCCGGTGACGGCGCATCGACGAGCACGCTGAAGGCGATCTATCGCCAGCTTTACACGCTGCGGCACCTCTCGGAGGAAACGACGGCGGTCAACATGACGCCGCACCGCGAAGTGCTGAACGTGACGCGGGAAGGCAGCGAATACCGGCTGATCATGCGCAACGGCTTCGACGGCGCCATCGAGACGCGCACCGTGGATGCGGTGGTTCTGGCCACCGGCTATGCCTTTGCCATTCCTGATTGCATGGCACCGCTCATGAACAGGATCGCGCTGGACGAGCGCGGTCATTACAGGCTCAACGCCAGCTTCGAGGTCGAATGGGACGGGCCCGACGACCGCCGGATCTACGCGCTCAATGCCGGCCGGCTCAGCCATGGCATAGCCGAGCCGCAGCTCAGCCTGATGGCTTGGCGCAGCGCCAAGATCGTCAATTCGCTGCTCGGGCGGGCACAGTTCGATCTCGATCTGCCCGATCCGCCGGTTGCCTGGAGTTCAAGGCACACGATACAAAGCCTGCATCATCTCGGCGCCAATGCGAGGATGACCGAATCGGGCGCCCGGTGATGTTTGTGGAGGCGGGCCGAAGAGCGTGG
This region of Mesorhizobium sp. C432A genomic DNA includes:
- a CDS encoding SidA/IucD/PvdA family monooxygenase, which produces MTHTLDLAGIGIGPFNLSLAAHLDAVDGVEARFFDRATRLEWHPGMMLPGVELQTSFLKDLVTATHPTSPWSFMSYLVAQKRFYEFLNADFSAIPRPEFARYLGWVGENLSSLRFASAVDRIDFDGTNFRLRIGREQVNARNLAIAVGLVPNIPAWARAAASDQCFHNAQAANRLDRLSGQRVAVIGGGQSGAEVLLHLISSDGFAGREIEWISMRPNFLPLDDSPFTDELFTPGYVENFHRLPQGRRETILEQQLLAGDGASTSTLKAIYRQLYTLRHLSEETTAVNMTPHREVLNVTREGSEYRLIMRNGFDGAIETRTVDAVVLATGYAFAIPDCMAPLMNRIALDERGHYRLNASFEVEWDGPDDRRIYALNAGRLSHGIAEPQLSLMAWRSAKIVNSLLGRAQFDLDLPDPPVAWSSRHTIQSLHHLGANARMTESGAR